The Anaerohalosphaeraceae bacterium genome has a segment encoding these proteins:
- the holA gene encoding DNA polymerase III subunit delta: MNAKRAASVPAVSPLYLIAGPDSFLNARQARRLTEQFLTEEERQLALWQPTGEEPPEIAEVLDELRTVPFLASRRVVLIQNADEFFSRNRARLEEYLEHPSPTGILILTVSKADTRTRLVKRLAQLGGLIETEVKAWELPRFACEYCRSHFGKTLTLPAAQLLVELAGDEPGAICGEVEKLAVFVGEQKTITPEQVQRLVGQNRTFGAFDVIDVLMKRNTAEALRRLRVMFESDKSAEFTVVGAFAYHFRRLFTAKCLLEKGVSEAAAAKEVGVWEKIQKSFFEQLRPFSVRQLAWILAQLGEADYQIKTGKTSAPAVMERLLMEIGGRV, from the coding sequence CCGCTGTATCTGATTGCCGGACCTGATTCCTTCTTAAATGCCCGCCAGGCCCGCCGGTTGACGGAGCAGTTCCTGACGGAGGAGGAAAGGCAGCTGGCACTTTGGCAACCGACGGGGGAAGAACCTCCTGAAATTGCAGAAGTTCTGGATGAGCTGCGGACGGTGCCTTTTCTGGCGAGCCGTCGGGTGGTACTGATTCAGAATGCGGACGAGTTTTTTTCCCGGAATCGGGCGCGGCTCGAAGAGTATCTGGAACATCCGAGCCCGACTGGGATTCTGATTTTAACGGTCAGCAAGGCGGATACGCGGACCCGGCTGGTGAAACGTTTGGCTCAGCTGGGCGGGCTGATTGAGACGGAAGTCAAAGCGTGGGAACTGCCGCGATTTGCGTGTGAGTATTGCCGGAGTCATTTTGGAAAGACGCTGACGCTGCCGGCGGCTCAGCTGCTCGTGGAGCTGGCGGGAGATGAGCCGGGGGCGATTTGCGGTGAAGTGGAGAAACTGGCGGTTTTTGTCGGTGAGCAGAAGACCATAACGCCGGAGCAGGTTCAGCGACTGGTCGGGCAGAACCGCACGTTTGGCGCCTTTGATGTGATTGATGTGCTGATGAAAAGGAATACGGCCGAAGCACTGCGGCGGCTTCGGGTGATGTTTGAGTCGGACAAGTCGGCGGAGTTCACTGTGGTGGGGGCGTTTGCCTACCATTTTCGGCGGCTTTTTACGGCCAAATGTCTGCTGGAAAAGGGGGTGTCGGAAGCGGCGGCTGCCAAAGAGGTCGGAGTTTGGGAAAAAATCCAGAAATCTTTTTTTGAGCAGCTCAGGCCGTTTTCTGTGCGGCAGTTGGCCTGGATTCTTGCTCAGCTCGGAGAAGCGGATTATCAGATTAAGACAGGCAAAACCTCGGCCCCGGCTGTTATGGAACGCCTCCTGATGGAGATAGGAGGCCGTGTGTAG